The nucleotide sequence TTCTCTCTTTCCCTACTTCTTTATTGTATTTGTCGCGAACAGACATGAGTTTTGTGAAAAGTGATCTTGGATCAGGAAAGTTATTATTCACTCCATTGCCACGGTATGGTCTGTGATGGTTTAGAATTAAAGTCCGAACATGAGAATCAATTTCTGGAGCAGGGAGAGTCATCAAATAACTGATGATGGGATGTTGTTGGACAACAGCATATTCTTCTTTGGTCAGTTTTGGATTGTTTTTAATATCAAGTCTCGAATACCCAACATCTGCCAAATAACTGGCCATCATTAGACTCAAGTGATCTTTTTTATTGGATTCTTCTTTTCCTTCATTCACAATCTTTCTTGTACGAACCTTCATTCCCATAGCAACAACTGTACGTTTGGTCATAAGTTCAGATTCTACAGAAACTCCGGCAACACCCAAAATTTCTAGAATGTTGAAGATACCCAACTCGAAGTCTGGATTACTTGTAAAGTCTGTGAGGAGCTCGTTTACGGAATTTTGAACAAAGACGGCTTGGTCGGAGGAGAATGAAGTTTTTCGTAAATCTTCGATGAGCGCTTGCGATTGTTTTGCGAAACGTGAAGTCTTTTCTTGATCAAATAACTTTGTTGTTCTGCCAGGTTCTAAAAATGTATGATCGTGACTCGAAGGTTTTGCTTTTTTTAATTCAGAGATAAGAAAGTAAACACCTTGCATTTCAAATTTTAAGAGTTTACCAAAATCGGCTTCTGAAGGGTTTCTTTTTTTATGAATGAGGATTTG is from Leptospira perdikensis and encodes:
- a CDS encoding HD domain-containing phosphohydrolase, with product MSTNDTNIVPREKLAKFELTEESLNSFRKNNNIPLDLYNKDGQILIHKKRNPSEADFGKLLKFEMQGVYFLISELKKAKPSSHDHTFLEPGRTTKLFDQEKTSRFAKQSQALIEDLRKTSFSSDQAVFVQNSVNELLTDFTSNPDFELGIFNILEILGVAGVSVESELMTKRTVVAMGMKVRTRKIVNEGKEESNKKDHLSLMMASYLADVGYSRLDIKNNPKLTKEEYAVVQQHPIISYLMTLPAPEIDSHVRTLILNHHRPYRGNGVNNNFPDPRSLFTKLMSVRDKYNKEVGKERISQDIELQLHLQENNVTSSSFEEDIAILSLASEYASLTSNQPWRPAFKSSIALKMILNDSFFSYSNKNIRHLLDYVGSSLTNNENIVNFGDFVITASVDSERRAHFDICIVLDVGRYQTRPKLQRICSINPVFQKGIKFKIADFDLHSIKIDRRKAIMDLALQAGTTRVIYIIDPELNPALHEAVYKINMAS